ATCAATATCAGGACAGCATGAAAAGAAGgatgctttatttgtttttggtaGTGTGGCTATATTATGTACAGTACAAATACATGTAACTTCATCTTGTTCTCACATGGACATGTTGTAAATCAtgtcttctctgtcctgtctggtTGTGTTGGGGCTTTGCTTGGAGTTTCAGGGGGATGACAGCCAGGCTGACAGGCCTGCAGAATAAGAGGGCGGGGTGTCAAAGTCGAAGTggtttctctctcagcagcacccTCCTGATGAAGGCTTGACAGTAGTGCCAGGGGTCAACTTGACGTTGGGCTTCTCCCCTCCTCCGGCTGTGGCCCCGGGGCCCATCCTCTTCTTGATTTCAGCAGCCATGGTCATGAAGGCCTGCTCAACATTGGTAGCGTTCTTGGCACTGGTTTCCAAAAAGGGGATGCCCAGAGAGTCAGCAAACTCCTGGACAcaacagaggagggacagagaaCAAGATTGACAAGAATGAGGTTCTACTGCTTTTATGCTGTTGCAAAGCATAATAATTAGATTAAATAATTATAAGAAATCAAGGCTTGATGCCAACTTTTTTCTCAAGGTATATACTGTATTaaagcacagtaaaaaaaaaaatcaatacatggtttattaacattttattaagGCTTGGTGTAATTTCTGATCACAGCTTCactaaactcacacacacacacacacacagttgtcaTGTTGCCCACAAAGGTCACTTTGACTTCAGTCAACACGatacacaaaaaatgtcagGCAATAGTGGAGTACCACTCAGATAAGCAAGGTAGCGCAGTCTCATCAGAAGGCTTCAGTGCAATGTGCATGGCAAGTGTACAGGGGAGGATCACAGAGGCAGGGTTTCTGAAGCTCACAACTGACAGGTGTACTGGTCGTTGGAGCAGAGGTGAATGTTCAGTATGGGCTATAGTTGATCAAAACAGTTCAGTTTTGCTGACCAGTAAATGAGTATAGTGATGTGGCCATGAATTAGAGACATTTGGTGGGCTAATCTGAACCTTATGGTGGACCAACCTTAGCCTGCAGGCCTCACTTTGGGCAGCCCTGACTAATATTTCCACTTATGTTTGCTATATTATAATGTAATACAACATGGTTCAGGGTCATTTCTGAGGTGGCTACTTCCAGTTTCCTCTGCTAGGACCAGTCTATTAAATTTCTTGTTTGAGTGATACATCTTGTGACTAAACAAAGCATCTTTCAATAATGCCAGAAAATATTATCATGACCTATTTAATCGCAATCAAGAACCATAACTTAATCATGCTAGTCATTGAGGAGTGAAGTTTGGTAACTGTAAGGACATCAAGCTCTTCAATTAAcctgaaaagtagattgtggaCCCCTTGAAGATCAATCTCGCTCTAAAAACATCAGGCCGCCCACCCCTAATTCAGAACAAAACtgttggagcctatcccagctgtcTACTGGCGAAAGGCgggttacaccctggactgCTTGCCAGTCAGTGGCAGCGTTAGAGGTTTATATGCAACAGATTCTGAATGTGGGATTAAATACCTGGGCGCCTTACCTTTGCTGTTGTGTAATCCACCACCTTCTTTGTCGTCAGGTCACACTTGTTCCCAACCAATAGCTTGTTGACATTTTCACTGGCATAACGATCAATCTCCTGTAGCCACTGTTTGACATTGTTGAAGGACTCCTGGCACAGGaaacatataaatattaaattatattaaatattaagcTACAAGACATTGGCAGCTTTCACAAATTAACAGATGTAATACTTTATAATGCATTATACATCTaagggatttttttaaaaatcagtgtGCATTAgttttgacactttttttgACAGCTACACACTCTGATCAGAGGTGTATTTTTAGCTCCTGTATTTGTATACAAGACCAGGAAGTTCAaccataaataaacaaattaccGTGTCTTCTTTAGGCAAGATCTCACCTGCTcacatataaatgaataaaactaaGTTCTGGCTGGTATGAAATAGTAATATGAAATACGCACCTGGTCGGTGACATCATACACTACAATGATACCATGAGCACCTCTGTAGTAGCTGGATGTGATTGTACGAAACCTCTCCTGACCTGCCGTATCCCACTGGCAAATGAAAAAAGCATTTGGTTAGTTTAAAGGTCGCATATTAGGAAAAGTACTTTTTCATTCGTtttcaacaaaaatgtgtgACCCTGGTGTGTCCGGAGATCCCCAAAATATGAGAAAAGACAATCCTGCTGGTAAAAGTTTTTATTACACTATTGTAATTAAAGTAATTGTTAGGGCCTGGACATCCCAGGTGACGTACTTTGACAAACTCCTCAAATATTTGAATGTATTTGATATACCACCGAGCTCTATAGCCCAACCCAACCACCAATGAATGTATCCTACtaacaagtagtgtgtgtgtgtgtgtgtgtgatgactgcATTGCTGCGGTCTGTGCAACATATTGCCCATGGGAGTAATAATAAAGATCACCTTCAAATCACCCCACCTGCATCTGTGTCTCAGAGCTCCATGctattaaaacacatcaatgacCCACACTGTTGCAGAGGGTGACCTCCATTACCAAGCATGCAcaaattataatttattttgactcagtccCACAGACACTGTCCTGTTGCCCCAAATGCCTTGATACATTGTTGAAAATggtccccaacaaatgcacagtttcctcctgtttgagtgACGTTTGTTGAAAAAACTTCATTAATGAGCCTTTTCTgaaaactctgtgtgtgagagctttttttttttacattttacatatttattagGAAccaatggagagaaaaagaacagtgttgaaagacagacaaacacatggtTGGTCTAGGTAATCTGTGGGcaagaaaaatgtacaataatGACTTGTCAATGAAGGCTTCTCCTTTCATGTTTGTACAGATGTCCAAGTAAGGAAAAATAGTCCTCCTATCTTGAATTACTAACTTTCTGAGTAAGTTATGTTTACTAATGAACTTTGATATGAGAAGCGTTTTGCAAAGCAATAGGTTACTTACAATCTGAAGTTTAATGGTCTTTCCATCTAGTTCTATGGTTCGTATTTTGAAGTCCACGCCAATTGTGCTAATGTAactttctgtgtatgtgtcatCCTGTagagagaaacatacacaaATTAAATGGCTCACACATCttgttacatacatacatatacacacacgcacagtacCATCAGTCACTACCAACATTAGTGAGAGGTCACACTGTCGGTACAGTGAATATTCAATATTACACAAAGTGGAGAATGTGAATAAATGAGCGACAGGCAAGTTAACTTGCATAAAATCCTTATTACAATAAGCTCACTTTATTATTGAGTTAATAGCAAAGTATGTATTGTTGTCCAACTGAAGACAACTTTCTGCATGCAATTACTGCATATTAAAACTTACTAAAAGACAAAATTCTGTTTCTGTAGTTAATATGTAGACACTGTATGTCTTTTGGGGAAACTTACTGCAAATCGCAGAAGAAGACAAGACTTTCCAACACCAGAATCGCCAATTAGGAGCAGCTTGAATAAATAGTCACTGTGagggaaaagtaaaaataacgTTAGTTAGAAGATATTCTCCTGTTAAACAAGAGAGTGAGTTATAGATTATCTACTTAGCACCACAAGTAGCAGGCATAAAAAGGGCCTGGGAACACACACGTCTTCAAAGTTTTTTCCTAGCAATGATGAGCTGTTTACTTACAAACATTCTTTGATCTAATGTCAGTATTAGTtatgcaaacatgcacattagcaGTAATGGCATTAGATAATTTGACAGAATGGGTGAAAAGTTGGCGTTTTTACAAGGAAAAGAACCAGTAAAACTGACCCTGCTGAGCTAACACTTTTAGAAGGAAGTGCAGGAAGCCAGCTGATCATGTGATTGGACACTGGGCATTCAGTTGAAAGAACTGAGGAAAATAGTACAGAAGTAGTATTCTCTTATCTTCTTCTCAGAGTATTGCTCTGCTCCAGTTCTGAGTATATTCTGATTCATGTACACTGAGCTGATATAAGGGCTCAAAGGGATTGCTCAAAAGGATCTTCGTCTGGATTTTGAAAAGAGGAACCTAGTATCAGTTGTGGTTCCTGGGCCATAGCTCCTACCCTCCCAAAAGTCCCTGCTCCTAAACAGGTACTTTCCAAGGATAAGGACTACTGCTGGGCATCCCAGTCCCATGAACTCAAGTGCCCTTTTATCAATACAACCAGCTACATATGTGTTTATCTGAATTAAGTTCAAACTAGATGTTATTTAACGATTAATTATTAtgaatgattattattaatcaTATAAAAGATACGAGAATGGAAGTTCCAATACTTTTACACAACTGAACAGTTATTTCTTAGTTTGGTTTTGTTAACACATTGCATGCACTCATACTCTTTGAGCACTGTGCGGGGAGCATAATGGCACAGCTGTAGTTCAGCACCTGGGAAACCCTGGAGGACAGAGCCCCTGGCAAAGGTGGGCACGGTTTGAATTATGGCAGAGCTAGGGAACTTGGCTAACCTGTAAAAGACATGAGCTCTCCTTAAACTTTACCGAGTTGCAGGCCCATAGGTTATGGGTCAGGCAAGGTAGGGTCAGGTTTGCCTTGTCAATTAAGTGACAAAGCAGTCTAAGCACTAAGTTTGATAACTTACTGAAATACTGTGTGAAACAATCGATCTTTAAtcccctcttttcctctttctatctctcaaacacacacatcatttgtttgtgtgtgagagagaggaaaagagagagggagagcttaTGTTTTTAAGACTTACTTGCTGCTATTCAACAATGCCATTTGGAATAATTAGTCTGTTTATTTAGCCTAGATTTTCCCACTACAGTACAGCATAATTCAGTCATTACACTTAAAACTACCTTGTTTGCTACCCAAGCCTATTACTTACTAAAACCTTCCAGCAATCACCAAAATTCAACAATCAATGGTATGGAGTGTTATACAAAAATCAGTCTACCAGGCTCAACCTAAGCTGCTGCTATTGAATGCATTACTAGTCTAATATACTTATATATAGTACAATCAACCGTTCAGGGTCTGGAATTGACGAGTTTTCAGCATGCTTGGCCTGGACCAGACCAGCCGGTCAGTCTCCTTTATTTCCGTTTTCAAGTCAGTCCATTTTAAGTAtaaacatcacagcagcacactTGACTGTGAGTGAAGAAGCAGCTTGCAATTTGTAATACATGTAAGGCCAAAGTAAACCATGGGGGACTACCAAGAAAACGTTCGAAACAACAAATctaatcagacacttaaaacaccatcactCAGGTGAACATGCCCAGTTTAAGTTGAAGCTAGCAAAGGAATAGCGGCTAAAGCTATCCAGAGCTCAATGTCAGGCACAAGCCTGCAGCCTCTCCTATCTTTCTTTCGGTACAAGCAGTGAGAAGGCCAAAGCAATTACAAGGAAAATTATGGAATTCATGAGCCTGGAAGATCAGCCGTTCTCCACAGTTGAGAATAGAgacttcagaaatctgataaattacctcagccctggtgaatttataagcatactgCGTAAGGATATgagtaactgacatttgttttgttatataaatctgGTGCACCTGCTTTCATTTggtaaagaaaaatgtgtcgGATAAAATTGGGTGTATGGGTCATTTATAGTTAATTGTTATGTGTAGCTGTATCCAGTTTCACAACACTTTGAGCGAAGAATTttgcattgaaaaaaaaaaggtttttttggATATACTGTCAGTTATAGTTCTCAGAAAGAAAATTGGACATGTAGGTCACACACAAATCGGAATCAGTCAGGAAAATCGGTGCACCTGTACTTCACAGTTCTTAAGACTGACAGGGACTTTATTTTCCATGactttttggtttattttacagttattttCAGTTCCTGGAATTACGTGGTCTATCTTTGTGGTCTAATGTGGGATCTGACAGATGCTCAGTTTCCATTCTCAAAGAGGCACACGACAACTTACATACTAAGGATAGGGCATTCTACAATTAGCTTAAGATAATCTAACTCAGTGACCCACCTTAATACTATCATGCAACTAGGCCATTCAAAACAGCCTGCagcaaacatacatacaaacataaatctCTATTATACCACTTCCAATTACACACATGTAAATTAATCAATATGATGATAATCCTTCATTTTCCCAATCCACACATACTTGGGCTACAAGTCATTTATTTACTCTCACGTATGATAAAGAAGAGTAAATCTTCACATTCAAGAAGCTGTAACTAGTAAATGTTGAACACTGCTTGCTTGAAAAATTTAATGATTACTCCATCACCAAAATAGTTGATAACTAGTTTGCTTTGTAGGTTTAGTGGTAGTTGCAgctctaacacacacacgtatacaaaCACAGTGACACCAATTTGTTTGTGTAGTTTGTGCAGGATACAAACTTCAAATGAATTCAGCCTtgttctcttccttccttttctgaCTCAGTGTTTCCCCTACAATTGTACAAGCAGAGAACCCCTGCCAGGCAAAAACGTTTTCTGCCAAACATAATTCAAAATATGaatttattcctttattttgaaatgttgttttcactctgttctctttccacacttcctctctgctgttgtgtttctgcaacTGCTAGAAGTCTATGCAGCACAATAACCCAATTCCAATTACTGTAACTTACAGATATACAGAGCAGATCAAAAGACACGTTAAGTGAGGACAGCTCTACTCGAGGTGACAACACATCATTAAATTACTGCAAGTGCAACACAAACTTCTTAACAAGAGCAAATTATAAATATGATCCATGTATGATCCATGCTCGGATCCAGTCACCACCAGGTCAAAGCTATCAACCTAGGGGAGACACCACTAATAATCCTATGCACCATAATAGTCCTAAAAAGTCTTACAGGAAATCTGAGCAGAGATCCAGTTACCCGGCAAAATAGCAAATACTACACTTCTCTTTAAATTTCAGGTTTCTCCTACATGTCATGATTTCGAGAAACCCTGAAACACAGGCTTCCTGATCTACAGTATAGTAGACTATGTTACCTCATGGTATAACTAGGACATTTGTGCTCTGGCTACAATAAATCCAAGCAAAGAAACTTGATAGCATGTCTTATTCAGACATAGCCTAATGATGATGTCTTACATTTGTAAAAGCCACAAACTAACAAGTATTGTAGTAAAAGTAGACACTGGTGCTTGGCAGTGAACATAACCATACTGCATCACCAGCATCAGTAGAGGGATTGCAGTGATGTACAACATCACTGCATTTTTCTCAGCTGACCCTGGCAATCTGTGTATTATCCTTGCTCCCAGGTCCGTCTCAGTTATTCTGCTTCTCAGTATAATAAATTCCAGTCATGCCCTCTTCATTAGGCCCATGACTGTGAACAATAGCCATCTCTGTGCAAGGTTATCACACACTGCTTAACGGAACACTACCAAAGTTGACCAAAAATAtgagtttgaaaaaaatctaGAGTCCAATTTAAGAGTCAACTTTTTTACTTTACTCAATGCAACATGTTCTCTGACCTCAAACCTGCAAATTCCAATAACCATCACTCTCCTCACCACGGCATCCATTTCAACAGAAAAATTGGTATTTGAATTGGTAATTGATAAGAGTCTAACTTCACTTTAAATATTCTTGCAGGTCCACAATTGcttgtttgtcatttcagctaTAGATGTGGTATTCAGCACATCCTCTAAACCATAATGTGGCGCCTGCTCTTCATTCCCCATTGCACAAGAGTTTGGATCTTGCCCAATAGTTGCCTGTCTAGTCTATACCAAAGAGATAACTCATTAATATTAACAATGAGCAATCTGCAGAGAGGACTATGAATCAATCAAATGACAAGATAAAAAGGACAATACATTTTTTAGATATTAGAGTAGCGCTATTGAGCTGTTtgtcaaaaaaaggaaaaattttACTCCAAAATTATATAATCCACCAAAgtaaaatgtatgaataaaataatgacagaaagaaagatgtaTTGATTACTCAACGTTGCTGTGGTGAAATCTGTGACTTGTCCTATAGCATGTGACCTACACATGACACAGAGGCTGTGAAGGGGCTGCTTCAGCACTACTAAGCCATATGACTGAAAACCCAGTCAAGGCCAAAACCAGGTAAAACGTAAAACCTATGACTGGGAAGTAAACAACGGATGGCTAACAGCAACTTTGGCTGATGTAGCACGGAAATTAGTAGCCTATCAcaatgacacacagaaacataagtATAAACAGCGTCAATAAGATGAGACAAGTCGTCTTTTAGAAAGGGTTATAAAGGTAACCACCATGTCAGGCATGTCAATTAGTATTCACAAAACTGAGTTCATATTCTTATGATGATTCAATTAACCAATTCTAATCGATATCACTGACAAGTATCTTTTACAAAAAAATCGCTAAGCACAAAGACGGAACGGCTCACGTTACAGTTAACAGTCAAATTTCATCAAAATAGCTTTGTCCTGTATTTACGTCTCAGTGTGAAAAGCAACGAAACAAAACCAGTCAGTACAGCTACTGCCGCTTCAACAGCTGGCTTACAATGTTAGCATATAAGGAACACTTTGATATTTGTCAAAAATATCCATAGACTGATGAGTAGTTTACACTGACACTTCCAGACATCCCtgaaaaataatcacagtaTCTCTAGAAGACCCAGGTGGACATTACGGCTAATGTCAGCTGATGTTAGCCGCTAACTTAGCTCAACTGCTAATATTAAGTTGTCTGCCAACGTTTACGTTAGCTCACTGGTTAGCATATTGCTAACCCTAACTAGATGGTCAAACTGTAACACAGCATTCTTGAATATGGTACTTACTACTCTGGGTTCATTGTTGACTCGTTATGCAGTGTATCCTCTCTCGAGAAAcgtctccttttctctgtcgATAGATAAACAACGCTGTTTTCTTATGAAAACAGGAGCGCTGGCTAGCTTACACTGCTTCTAAAACTATGGCCGGCTAGTTGCTTCTCTGTAAAAATCCAAAATGGCTGCAAGTCCAACCAGGAaactgctaacattagccagcTGGTTAGCCAAGTCAGGAATAACACAAAATACGTGGCTTGGTTTTATAGATGCCTTGTTTTTTAAGACACTATG
This region of Scatophagus argus isolate fScaArg1 chromosome 10, fScaArg1.pri, whole genome shotgun sequence genomic DNA includes:
- the LOC124065792 gene encoding ras-related protein ORAB-1-like, with amino-acid sequence MNPEYDYLFKLLLIGDSGVGKSCLLLRFADDTYTESYISTIGVDFKIRTIELDGKTIKLQIWDTAGQERFRTITSSYYRGAHGIIVVYDVTDQESFNNVKQWLQEIDRYASENVNKLLVGNKCDLTTKKVVDYTTAKEFADSLGIPFLETSAKNATNVEQAFMTMAAEIKKRMGPGATAGGGEKPNVKLTPGTTVKPSSGGCC